In Metarhizium brunneum chromosome 3, complete sequence, a genomic segment contains:
- the RRI1 gene encoding COP9 signalosome complex subunit 5, which yields METALKSWELDNNIELVDPKRDALYNYDAQGQKSINQEKPWARDPNHFKRVRISAVALIKMTMHARSGGNLEVMGLMQGYVDGDTFVVTDAFRLPVEGTETRVNVQEEANEYLVEYLDLCRAQGRQENVVGWYHSHPGYGCWLSGIDVATEAMQQQFQDPFLAVVIDPDRTINAGKVDIGAFRTYPHSHKPEGAGAAVADGLQTVPLAKAAEFGAHASRYYSLEVSHFKSTLDAHLLELLWHKYWVQTLSQSPLLTNRDFGSKQMLDLSSKIKEVTTSMARSRGQGMGGGGPAVKDKTIEKLTQDTSLIATKERSGLMAAEIKAKVFNELGARNA from the exons atggagaCGGCTCTGAAATCATGGG AGCTCGACAACAACATCGAATTGGTCGACCCCAAACGCGACGCCCTGTACAACTACGACGCCCAAGGCCAGAAATCCATAAACCAGGAGAAACCATGGGCCCGCGACCCCAACCACTTCAAGCGCGTCCGCATCAGCGCTGTCGCCCTCATAAAGATGACGATGCACGCCCGGTCCGGCGGTAACCTCGAGGTCATGGGCCTCATGCAGGGCtacgtcgacggcgacacCTTTGTCGTCACCGACGCCTTCCGGCTGCCCGTCGAAGGAACCGAGACCAGAGTCAACGTACAGGAAGAAGCAAACGAGTACCTCGTGGAATACCTCGACCTGTGCCGCGCCCAGGGGAGACAGGAGAACGTGGTCGGGTGGTACCACTCCCACCCCGGGTACGGATGCTGGCTCAGCGGCATCGACGTCGCGACCGAGGCAATGCAGCAGCAGTTCCAGGACCccttcctcgccgtcgtcatcgaccCCGACCGCACCATCAacgccggcaaagtcgacattGGCGCCTTCAGAACATACCCGCACTCGCACAAGCCCGAGGGCGCCGGggctgccgtggccgacggcTTACAGACCGTCCctctggccaaggccgccgagtTTGGTGCCCACGCCAGCCGGTATTACAGCCTCGAGGTGTCGCACTTCAAAAGCACCCTCGACGCCCACCTGCTCGAGCTCCTCTGGCACAAGTACTGGGTGCAGACGCTCAGCCAGAGCCCGCTGCTGACGAACCGCGACTTTGGGAGCAAGCAAATGCTCGACCTGAGCTCCAAGATCAAAGAAGTCACGACAAGCATGGCGCGGAGCCGAGGTCAGGGAATGGGCGGTGGTGGCCCGGctgtcaaggacaagactATCGAGAAGCTGACCCAGGATACAAGCTTGATTGCGACGAAGGAGAGATCGGGTCTGATGGCGGCCgagatcaaggccaaggtgtTTAATGAGTTGGGTGCCAGGAACGCATGA